Part of the Lysobacter enzymogenes genome is shown below.
CTGCGGCGAACGGAACGCGTTGAGCGCCACCCAGGTCCGCGGCGTCATGATTTCGAACAAGCCCGCGCGCGCCGTGCGCCGGCCCAGCACCACCAGCGCGTGGTCGCGGCTGAGCAGCCAGCGCGCGCCGGCGGCCTGGGCCAGCTCCAGGAATTTCTGGTCGTCCGGATCGGCGCAGCGCGGCAGCGGCGCGGCGTCGGCGGCGGCGACGCCGGCGAACGGCCGCAACAGTTGGTCGTAGTCGCGCAGGCACGACGCGCGCAGGTCGGCGTCGAGCGCGAGCTTGGGGTAGTCGAGGATGCGCTGCCATTCCGCGCGGCACTCAGCATCGGTGACCGCGGCGACCGCGCCTTCGCGCAACGCCTGCAGCAGCGGCGCCGCGGCCGGATCGCGGAACGCGAACAGGTCCAGGCAGACGTTGCTGTCCAGGACGATGCGCGGCGCGCCGCTCATGCGCGCGGCCGCGGCGTCACAGGTCGTCCTCGCCGGGGAACGACACGCTCAGTTCGCCGACCCGCAGCAACGCGCCCTGCTTGGGATAGCGTTTGTCGTCGCTGGAGAATTCGCCGTCGCCGATCGGCACCGCGGCTTGCGCCGGCGCGTCCTCGGCCAGGCTCAGGCGCGCGTTGCGGCGCAGCGGATCGCCGTCCTTGGGCGCGAGCGCGCCGCCGTTCCAGTCGCTGACGATGCCGCCGTAATCCCAGTCCAGGCCGTAGAAACGCAGCGGCTTGCCGTTGAGTTTCGCCAGATCGGCCAGCGGCAGGCCGATCTTGATGCCGTTGTCCAGGCGCCAGCGGCTCCCGGCGTCGTCGACCACCGCCAGCGACAGGCCGCGCAGGGTTTGGCTGTCCTGGAAGTACAGGCGCGCGCGTCGCGACGGGTCGTCGGCGAACAGGCGCACGCCGCGG
Proteins encoded:
- a CDS encoding PIN domain-containing protein, whose protein sequence is MSGAPRIVLDSNVCLDLFAFRDPAAAPLLQALREGAVAAVTDAECRAEWQRILDYPKLALDADLRASCLRDYDQLLRPFAGVAAADAAPLPRCADPDDQKFLELAQAAGARWLLSRDHALVVLGRRTARAGLFEIMTPRTWVALNAFRSPQ